The proteins below are encoded in one region of Alistipes indistinctus YIT 12060:
- a CDS encoding glycoside hydrolase family 95 protein, with product MAAKPQPVRQVLWYTRPATNWMTEALPVGNGRIGAMIFGGLPVERIQFNDKTLWTGSTTERGAYQNFGDIFIDFGAAGGNNPRGPVDYRRELDLDDALAKVVYKADGVTYTREYLASYPDDVIAMRFTANKKGKIGFTVRMDDAHTGGQRTVTGNSITISGKLTLLSYKAQLTVLNEGGTLQAGDSTLTLTGADAATLLLSAGTDYDPQSPDYLTRSDWKGKVSTVAARAGSKGYAALRKAHLDDYHALYNRLSLNVGNTTPELPTDELFVRYSKGEYDPAADVLYFQYGRYLTIASSRPGLDLPSNLQGLWNDSNTPPWQSDIHSNINVQMNYWPAEPTNLAECHEPFTRYIYNESQLHDSWKKMAGELDCGGWALKTQNNIFGYSDWNWNRPANAWYCMHVWDKYLFDPQRDYLEQEAYPVMKSACRFWLDRLIVDDDGKLVAPNEWSPEHGPWESGIPYAQQLIWDLFNNTVRAGRILGTDQAFVDQLESKLERLDNGLTVGSWGQLREWKHLEDDPANQHRHVSHLIGLYPGRAISPALDTLYANAARRTLAARGDFGTGWSRAWKIAFWARLLDGDHAHLLLKNAMTLTDNTGLTYQTHQNSGSGIYANLFDAHPPFQIDGNFGATAGVAEMLLQSQLGELHLLPALPSVWGTGEVKGLRGRGGYVVDMDWSGGRLTGATVLATHDGTCTIRTDLPVSVQGAASGRSRTVPGLAVSTPVSDGYYLTTFPARAGERYLLKTVAAK from the coding sequence ATGGCCGCCAAACCGCAGCCGGTCAGACAGGTACTGTGGTATACCCGTCCGGCGACAAACTGGATGACCGAGGCGTTGCCTGTCGGTAACGGACGCATCGGCGCGATGATTTTCGGCGGATTGCCCGTCGAACGGATTCAGTTCAACGACAAAACGCTCTGGACCGGCAGTACCACCGAACGCGGCGCATACCAGAATTTCGGCGATATTTTTATTGATTTCGGGGCTGCCGGAGGGAATAATCCCAGGGGTCCTGTCGATTACCGCCGGGAGCTGGATCTTGACGATGCGTTGGCCAAGGTCGTTTATAAGGCGGATGGCGTGACTTATACGCGCGAGTACCTGGCGAGTTATCCGGACGATGTGATCGCGATGCGTTTTACCGCGAACAAAAAAGGTAAGATCGGTTTTACCGTCCGGATGGACGATGCCCATACCGGCGGGCAGAGGACGGTTACGGGCAACAGCATTACCATCTCAGGTAAACTGACGCTGTTGTCGTATAAAGCGCAATTGACCGTGCTCAACGAAGGGGGGACCCTACAGGCCGGAGATTCTACGCTGACGCTGACCGGAGCCGATGCCGCGACGCTGTTGTTGAGCGCCGGGACGGATTATGATCCCCAATCGCCGGACTACCTGACACGGTCGGACTGGAAAGGAAAGGTGAGTACCGTTGCGGCCCGTGCCGGTTCCAAAGGATACGCCGCGTTGCGGAAAGCGCACTTGGACGATTATCATGCACTGTATAACCGGCTCTCCCTGAATGTCGGCAATACGACTCCGGAACTTCCGACCGATGAGCTTTTCGTTCGTTACAGCAAAGGGGAGTACGATCCGGCGGCCGATGTGCTTTATTTCCAGTACGGACGTTACCTGACCATCGCTTCGTCCCGGCCGGGACTCGACCTGCCGTCGAACCTGCAAGGGTTGTGGAACGACAGCAACACGCCGCCCTGGCAGAGCGACATCCACTCGAATATCAACGTGCAGATGAATTACTGGCCTGCAGAACCTACTAATTTGGCCGAGTGCCACGAGCCGTTTACCCGCTACATTTACAATGAATCACAGCTGCACGATTCGTGGAAAAAGATGGCAGGCGAGCTCGACTGCGGGGGCTGGGCGCTCAAGACGCAGAATAATATTTTCGGTTATTCGGACTGGAACTGGAACCGCCCGGCCAATGCGTGGTATTGCATGCACGTCTGGGATAAATACCTGTTCGATCCGCAACGCGATTATCTTGAACAGGAGGCCTATCCGGTGATGAAGTCGGCCTGCCGGTTCTGGCTCGACCGGCTGATCGTCGACGATGACGGCAAGTTGGTGGCCCCGAACGAATGGTCGCCCGAACACGGACCGTGGGAGTCGGGGATTCCTTATGCGCAACAATTGATCTGGGACCTGTTCAACAACACTGTCCGGGCCGGTCGCATTTTGGGTACGGACCAGGCGTTCGTCGATCAGCTCGAAAGCAAGTTGGAGCGGCTCGATAACGGTTTGACAGTCGGTTCGTGGGGGCAGTTGCGTGAGTGGAAACACCTGGAAGACGACCCTGCAAACCAGCACCGCCATGTGTCGCACCTGATCGGGCTCTATCCCGGCCGTGCGATTTCACCTGCGCTCGATACGCTTTATGCGAATGCAGCCCGCCGCACGCTTGCGGCACGCGGGGATTTCGGTACCGGCTGGAGCCGGGCGTGGAAGATCGCATTCTGGGCGCGCCTGCTCGACGGAGACCATGCGCACTTGCTGTTGAAAAATGCCATGACGCTTACCGACAATACCGGACTGACTTACCAGACGCATCAGAACAGCGGTAGCGGAATCTATGCGAACCTGTTCGACGCCCATCCGCCTTTCCAGATCGACGGCAACTTCGGTGCGACGGCCGGTGTCGCCGAAATGCTGTTGCAAAGCCAGCTCGGCGAGTTGCACCTGCTGCCCGCGCTGCCTTCGGTGTGGGGTACGGGTGAAGTCAAGGGTCTGAGGGGCCGTGGCGGCTATGTGGTCGATATGGATTGGAGTGGCGGGAGATTGACCGGAGCAACGGTGCTGGCTACCCATGACGGGACCTGTACGATCCGGACGGACCTTCCGGTGTCGGTGCAGGGTGCTGCGTCGGGTCGTTCCCGGACTGTTCCCGGGTTGGCTGTCAGTACTCCGGTTTCGGATGGATATTACCTGACAACCTTCCCGGCTCGTGCAGGAGAGCGCTATCTGCTGAAAACCGTTGCGGCGAAATAG
- a CDS encoding peptidylprolyl isomerase, whose amino-acid sequence MRKILWSSLLFFCGTLLNACQPGNRLPVVVITTSAGEITATIDTVRAPISGANFMKLVDAGAYDTGATFYRVVRPDNQPDNDVKIDVIQGGLRNDSSVGNLTPIAHETTEATGLKHLDGTLSMARSEPGSASSEFFICIGDQPELDFNGKRNPDGQGFAAFGRVTEGMDVVRRIQQLQDSIQILTEPVKIVSIRRVQ is encoded by the coding sequence ATGAGAAAAATTCTTTGGAGTTCACTGCTGTTTTTTTGCGGAACGCTGCTGAATGCCTGTCAGCCCGGCAACCGGCTTCCGGTCGTCGTCATCACCACTTCCGCCGGAGAGATCACCGCGACGATCGACACGGTCCGTGCCCCGATCTCGGGAGCGAATTTCATGAAGTTGGTCGATGCAGGAGCCTACGATACAGGCGCGACATTTTACCGGGTCGTGCGTCCCGACAACCAACCGGACAACGATGTCAAGATCGACGTTATCCAGGGCGGCCTGCGTAACGATTCGTCGGTAGGCAACCTCACACCGATCGCACACGAAACGACCGAAGCGACCGGCCTGAAACACCTGGACGGAACGCTGTCGATGGCACGCAGCGAACCGGGAAGCGCTTCGTCGGAGTTTTTCATCTGCATCGGCGACCAACCCGAACTGGATTTCAACGGCAAGCGCAACCCGGACGGACAGGGCTTCGCCGCATTCGGCCGGGTAACCGAAGGAATGGATGTCGTCCGGCGAATCCAACAGCTGCAGGATTCGATACAAATCCTCACCGAACCGGTCAAGATCGTTTCGATCCGGCGGGTACAATAA
- a CDS encoding alpha-L-fucosidase: MKKIFVSLLLLAAFSLQASAQDKYVPTEENLRNREKFQDDKFGVFIHWGIYSMLGDGEWALELNKLDAKEYAKLASGFYPSKFDAAAWVSAIKNAGAKYITITSRHHDGFSMFDTKYSDYNIVKATPFGRDIIKELADECKKQGITLNFYYSHMDWTRPDYYPLGRCGHNTGRTEHGQWSDYWNFMNNQLSELLTNYGPIGAIWFDGWWDKPFDKDWQLDKQYAVIHKIQPGCLIGNNHHQKPFDGEDFQMFERDLPGQNTAGHSPDSEIGTLPLETCQTMNGMWGYKINDQNYKSGKELIQYLVKAAGNNANLLLNIGPQPNGEIPALALERFREIGDWMKVYGETVYGTRGGIIPQREWGVTTQKDNKLYVHILNLQDDGLFLPITDKKVKKATRFVDGAPVKFTQDKDGVLLRLGEVPTDIDYVVTLEM; encoded by the coding sequence ATGAAAAAAATCTTTGTATCGTTGCTGCTACTGGCGGCCTTCTCGTTGCAGGCTTCCGCACAGGACAAGTATGTGCCTACGGAGGAGAACCTGCGCAACCGTGAAAAGTTCCAGGACGACAAATTCGGCGTCTTCATCCATTGGGGCATCTACAGTATGCTCGGTGACGGCGAATGGGCGCTCGAACTGAACAAACTCGACGCTAAAGAGTATGCGAAACTCGCTTCCGGATTCTATCCGTCGAAATTCGATGCCGCTGCCTGGGTGTCGGCCATTAAAAATGCCGGCGCAAAATACATTACAATCACGTCGCGTCATCACGACGGTTTCTCGATGTTCGATACGAAGTATTCGGATTACAATATCGTGAAAGCGACGCCTTTCGGCCGCGACATCATCAAAGAGCTGGCCGACGAGTGTAAGAAACAGGGAATTACGCTTAATTTCTACTATTCCCACATGGATTGGACTCGTCCCGACTATTATCCGCTGGGACGCTGCGGCCATAACACGGGCCGTACCGAACATGGCCAGTGGAGCGACTATTGGAATTTTATGAACAACCAACTCTCCGAACTGCTGACCAACTATGGCCCGATCGGAGCGATCTGGTTCGACGGCTGGTGGGACAAGCCTTTCGATAAGGACTGGCAGTTGGATAAGCAATATGCGGTGATCCACAAAATCCAGCCGGGTTGCCTGATCGGTAACAATCACCACCAGAAACCGTTCGATGGCGAGGATTTCCAGATGTTCGAGCGCGACCTGCCCGGACAGAACACCGCCGGACATTCCCCCGATTCGGAGATCGGTACGCTGCCGCTCGAAACCTGCCAGACAATGAACGGCATGTGGGGTTATAAGATCAACGACCAGAATTACAAGTCGGGCAAGGAGTTGATTCAGTATCTCGTGAAAGCCGCCGGCAATAACGCGAACCTGTTGCTGAACATCGGCCCGCAACCCAACGGCGAGATACCTGCGCTTGCACTCGAGCGCTTCCGCGAGATCGGCGATTGGATGAAGGTCTACGGCGAAACGGTCTACGGAACCCGCGGCGGGATCATTCCGCAGCGCGAATGGGGTGTTACCACGCAAAAAGACAACAAACTTTATGTGCATATCCTGAACCTGCAGGACGACGGCCTCTTCCTGCCGATTACCGATAAAAAGGTGAAGAAGGCGACCCGCTTCGTGGACGGAGCTCCAGTGAAGTTCACGCAGGATAAGGACGGCGTGCTGTTGCGACTGGGCGAAGTTCCGACCGATATCGACTATGTCGTGACGTTGGAGATGTAA
- a CDS encoding aspartate kinase codes for MRVMKFGGTSVGSAVQIRKVAGLIGNKSPKIVVLSAMSGTTNTLVEIAGTLKDGDRFRFGELVGQLEFKYVETVNDLFGTESCRRLAVDGMTDCFRTLWKMPQAGYTPENEKVILAQGELLSTLLMHLCLKEMNIESVVLPALEFMRLGGNGEPDGRFIRRNLCKYLRQHRKCSLFITQGYICRNAAGEIDNLQRGGSDYTASLIGAAVRAEEIQIWTDIDGLHNNDPRIVSNTVPVRLLSFDEASRLAYFGAKILHPLCIQPAEKHRIPVRLLNTMQPEAPGTLITECAEKGKIKAVAAKDNITYIKIRASRSLPAYKFISKVFGVFARCKTPVDLVTTSEVNISVSIDDPQRLQEIVAELGKYAEVTVEKDMVIVCVVGDLEWHNVGFEARIIGALRDIPVRMISYGESSSNVALVMRSSDKSRALQALNEYVFV; via the coding sequence ATGAGAGTGATGAAATTCGGCGGCACTTCGGTAGGATCCGCTGTCCAGATTCGGAAAGTCGCAGGGCTTATCGGGAATAAATCCCCTAAAATCGTTGTATTGTCGGCTATGTCGGGGACAACCAACACCTTGGTGGAAATAGCCGGAACACTTAAAGACGGTGACCGTTTCCGGTTTGGTGAACTGGTCGGGCAACTTGAGTTCAAATATGTGGAAACAGTCAATGACCTGTTTGGTACGGAGAGTTGCCGCCGGTTGGCTGTGGATGGGATGACGGATTGTTTCCGTACTCTATGGAAAATGCCTCAGGCCGGTTATACACCCGAGAATGAAAAAGTGATATTGGCACAGGGAGAGTTACTTTCCACGTTATTGATGCACCTATGCCTGAAAGAGATGAATATAGAGTCCGTAGTGCTGCCGGCATTGGAATTTATGCGGCTGGGCGGTAACGGCGAACCCGATGGGCGGTTCATCCGCCGCAATTTGTGCAAATATTTGCGACAGCACCGCAAGTGCTCCCTGTTCATCACGCAAGGCTATATTTGCCGCAATGCGGCCGGAGAGATCGATAACCTGCAACGCGGGGGCAGCGATTATACGGCATCGTTAATCGGAGCGGCAGTAAGGGCGGAAGAAATTCAAATATGGACCGATATCGACGGACTGCACAACAATGATCCGCGCATAGTGTCTAATACGGTTCCGGTACGGTTGCTCAGTTTCGACGAGGCATCCCGGCTGGCCTATTTCGGCGCGAAAATCCTGCATCCGCTTTGTATCCAGCCCGCCGAGAAACACCGTATTCCGGTCCGATTGCTCAATACGATGCAGCCGGAGGCACCCGGCACGCTGATTACCGAATGTGCTGAAAAGGGTAAAATTAAAGCCGTAGCGGCCAAAGACAATATCACTTATATTAAAATCCGGGCTTCACGGTCGCTGCCGGCCTACAAATTCATCAGCAAAGTATTCGGCGTTTTCGCACGCTGTAAAACACCGGTCGATCTGGTGACCACTTCCGAAGTAAATATCTCGGTATCGATCGACGATCCGCAGCGCTTACAGGAAATTGTCGCGGAATTGGGCAAATACGCAGAGGTTACGGTTGAAAAAGACATGGTGATCGTTTGTGTTGTGGGAGACTTGGAGTGGCACAATGTCGGTTTCGAAGCCAGGATTATCGGTGCGCTCCGTGATATTCCGGTGCGGATGATCTCCTATGGGGAGAGTAGCAGCAACGTTGCGCTCGTGATGCGGAGCAGCGATAAGAGCCGGGCGTTGCAGGCACTAAACGAGTATGTTTTTGTTTAA